One genomic window of Legionella jordanis includes the following:
- the rplK gene encoding 50S ribosomal protein L11: MAKKVEAYVKLQIPAGKANPSPPVGPALGQRGVNIMEFCKAFNAATQNIEPGLVTPVIITVYSDRSFTFITKTPPASTLLKKEAGIQSGSGTPNTKKVAKLKRSQLENIAKIKQPDLTAASLDAAVRSIAGTARSMGIEVEGLE, from the coding sequence ATGGCTAAGAAAGTTGAAGCATATGTAAAATTGCAGATTCCAGCCGGCAAGGCGAATCCAAGTCCCCCAGTAGGGCCCGCCCTTGGTCAGCGCGGTGTTAATATTATGGAATTCTGTAAAGCGTTTAACGCTGCGACTCAAAATATTGAACCAGGCTTGGTAACACCAGTTATCATTACGGTTTACTCTGATCGCAGTTTTACTTTTATAACAAAAACTCCACCAGCATCCACTTTGTTGAAGAAAGAAGCTGGTATTCAAAGTGGCAGCGGTACCCCAAATACCAAGAAAGTTGCTAAACTAAAACGTTCTCAACTGGAAAACATCGCTAAAATTAAACAGCCTGACTTAACTGCAGCAAGTTTAGACGCGGCCGTGCGTAGTATTGCCGGAACCGCGAGAAGCATGGGTATTGAAGTTGAAGGTTTGGAATAA
- the nusG gene encoding transcription termination/antitermination protein NusG produces MEDQKIKQWFVVHVASGYENFVMREIKSRAEHRHLADKIGEVVVPSEEVVEMRAGQKRRSTRKFFPGYVLVNMIMDDETWHMIRAIPHVLGFIGGTSQTPTPITDKEARAILQRVEEGVTKPKPKILFEPGEVVRVKEGPFVDFNGVVEEVNYEKNRLRVAVLIFGRSTPVELEFSQVEKT; encoded by the coding sequence GTGGAAGATCAAAAAATTAAACAATGGTTCGTTGTTCATGTCGCTTCAGGATATGAAAACTTTGTGATGCGTGAAATTAAATCTCGCGCTGAACATCGTCACCTGGCAGATAAAATAGGCGAAGTAGTTGTCCCATCCGAAGAAGTTGTTGAAATGCGAGCTGGACAAAAAAGAAGAAGCACAAGAAAATTCTTCCCTGGCTATGTTTTGGTCAACATGATTATGGATGATGAAACATGGCATATGATTCGTGCGATTCCGCATGTTCTTGGTTTCATTGGCGGAACAAGTCAAACTCCAACACCGATTACTGATAAAGAAGCAAGAGCGATCTTGCAACGAGTTGAAGAGGGCGTAACTAAGCCTAAACCTAAAATTCTTTTCGAACCAGGCGAAGTGGTTCGCGTTAAAGAAGGACCATTTGTTGATTTCAATGGAGTTGTTGAGGAAGTTAACTATGAAAAGAATCGTCTTAGAGTGGCGGTTCTTATCTTTGGTCGCTCAACACCTGTTGAGTTAGAGTTCAGTCAGGTTGAGAAAACCTAA
- the rplA gene encoding 50S ribosomal protein L1, whose product MAISKKQRKIRETVKPNQLYNAAEAISILKDFASKKFDESVDISVNLGVDPRKSDQVVRSSTNLPKGTGKKVRVAVFAQGENATKAKNAGADIVGFEDLAEKIKAGEMDFDVVIATPDAMRIVGQLGQILGPRGLMPNPKVGTVTPNVEAAVNDAKAGQVRYRTDKNGIIHCTVGKLTFSADDLIENIAALIADLRKAKPSSAKGIYFKKISLSSTMGPGLPIDIASIPV is encoded by the coding sequence ATGGCTATTAGTAAAAAACAACGGAAAATCCGCGAAACGGTGAAACCGAATCAGTTGTATAATGCAGCTGAAGCTATATCAATTTTAAAAGATTTTGCCAGTAAAAAATTTGACGAAAGTGTCGATATTAGCGTGAACCTGGGTGTAGACCCACGCAAAAGCGACCAGGTTGTACGCTCTTCAACCAATCTGCCGAAAGGAACTGGCAAAAAGGTACGTGTGGCAGTGTTTGCACAAGGTGAGAATGCTACCAAAGCTAAGAATGCTGGTGCAGACATTGTTGGTTTTGAAGACTTGGCCGAAAAAATTAAAGCTGGTGAGATGGATTTTGATGTGGTTATAGCAACACCAGATGCTATGAGAATTGTAGGCCAATTGGGACAAATATTAGGCCCACGTGGATTAATGCCTAACCCTAAAGTAGGTACAGTTACTCCAAACGTAGAAGCCGCTGTTAATGATGCCAAAGCAGGTCAGGTTCGATATAGAACGGACAAAAATGGTATTATTCACTGCACAGTAGGAAAACTGACGTTTTCTGCAGATGATCTAATTGAAAACATTGCTGCTTTAATTGCCGATTTGAGAAAGGCAAAACCAAGTTCAGCAAAAGGTATATACTTTAAGAAGATTTCGCTGTCTTCTACCATGGGTCCTGGCTTACCTATTGATATCGCCTCAATACCTGTGTAA
- the rplJ gene encoding 50S ribosomal protein L10 has translation MTLTLAAKKAVVEEVAAVASKAVSAVVADYRGLSVNDMTQLRSEARKAGVYFRVVKNTLTRRAFEDTEFACLSDRLVGPLFIALSLNAPSDAARMLKEFVKTFDKLEIKALAVSGKVYEPNQLDAVASLPTRDEALAKLMFVMKAPIEKFVRTLAEPHAKLVRTVAAIKDAKEN, from the coding sequence GTGACATTAACTTTAGCTGCAAAAAAAGCCGTTGTAGAAGAAGTAGCTGCAGTTGCTTCTAAGGCTGTTTCGGCAGTCGTTGCTGATTATCGTGGTTTATCTGTTAACGATATGACCCAACTGCGAAGCGAAGCACGCAAAGCAGGTGTTTATTTTCGAGTTGTTAAAAACACATTGACTCGAAGAGCATTCGAAGACACTGAATTTGCATGTTTGAGCGACCGATTAGTTGGTCCTTTATTCATTGCCCTGTCGCTTAATGCACCTAGCGATGCAGCAAGAATGTTGAAGGAGTTTGTCAAAACATTCGATAAGCTTGAAATCAAGGCTTTGGCCGTAAGTGGTAAGGTTTATGAACCTAATCAACTTGATGCTGTTGCAAGCCTGCCAACTCGTGATGAGGCTCTGGCCAAACTGATGTTTGTGATGAAAGCCCCAATCGAGAAATTCGTTCGCACTCTTGCAGAACCTCATGCCAAATTGGTCAGAACGGTTGCTGCAATCAAAGATGCAAAAGAGAATTAA
- the rpoB gene encoding DNA-directed RNA polymerase subunit beta, translating to MAIAETKPQYSHAEKKRFRKSFGRQADKMEIPNLLEIQLKSYRDFLETDSKGNGQQKTGLNAAFSSVFPIESFSGNARLEYVSYKLGEPAFNVKECKLRGLTYSAPLRVKIRLVVLDKDATGEPKPIKDIREQDVFMGEIPLMTDVGTFVVNGTERVVVSQLHRSPGVIFEHDRGKTHSSGKLLYSARIIPYRGSWLDFEFDPKDCVFVRIDRRRKLPVTILLRALGYETEDILAQFFERTTCQLRNGEFHINLIPARLRGEIASFDIVSPETGELIVEQGRRITARHIKMMEKSNMQDLVVPTDYLIGKVLAKNIINTETGEVLAQANDEVSAELLDQLPENGILSFDMIYTNDLDHGSYISDTLRIDPTASQLEALVEIYRMMRPGEPPTKEAAEALFKNLFFAEDRYDLSAVGRMKFNRRVGRKEDTGPGTLTKEDILAVIKTLIDIRNGIGMVDDIDHLGNRRVRSVGEMAENQFRVGLVRVERAVKERLSLVESENLMPQDLINAKPVSAAIKEFFGSSQLSQFMDQVNPLSGVTHKRRVSALGPGGLTRERAGFEVRDVHTTHYGRVCPIETPEGPNIGLINSLSVYARTNEYGFIETPCRKVIDGRVTDDIEYLSAIEEVDQYIAQSNVPVDKMGNILADLVPCRHQNEFSLTTPDKINYMDVSPKQIVSVAASLIPFLEHDDANRALMGSNMQRQAVPTLRSEKPLVGTGMERTVASDSGVSVVARRGGIIDLVDASRIVVRVNDDETTAGEAGVDIYNLTKYFRSNQDTCINQRPIVKTGDRIQRGDILADGPCTDMGELALGQNLLVAFMPWNGYNFEDSILISERIVQEDRFTTIHIEELTCIARDTKLGTEEITADIPNVGESALANLDESGVVYIGAEVSAGDILVGKVTPKGETQLTPEEKLLRAIFGEKASDVKDSSLRVPSGMNGTVIDVQIFTRDGLEKDERAKSIEEEHLARVRKDLIDERRIREEDIFHRVSNLLLDKTVTGGPGGIKPGAKITSDYLNTIDRTKWFDIRVDDDAISQQLEQLSKQMDLLGKEMEKRFNDSRKKIVQGDDLAPGVLKIVKVYLAVKRRIQPGDKMAGRHGNKGVISIVVPVEDMPYMEDGTAVDIVLNPLGVPSRMNIGQVLETHLGLAAKGLGQRIADMIENQRSIAEMRAYLDKIYNHDEQKRIHLEALSDDEIKVLADNLKDGVPMATPVFDGANEQEIKAMLELAGLRPDGKTILFDGRTGKPFDNPVTVGYMYMLKLNHLVDDKMHARSTGSYSLVTQQPLGGKAQFGGQRFGEMEVWALEAYGAAYTLQEMLTVKSDDVGGRTKIYKNIVDGDHRMDPGMPESFNVLLKEIRALGIDIELEHD from the coding sequence ATGGCAATTGCAGAAACTAAACCTCAATATTCGCATGCTGAGAAAAAACGATTTCGCAAAAGCTTTGGTAGGCAGGCAGATAAAATGGAAATCCCAAATCTGCTTGAGATCCAGCTCAAATCGTATCGAGATTTTTTAGAAACTGATTCCAAAGGCAATGGGCAACAAAAAACAGGCTTGAATGCCGCATTCTCATCCGTATTTCCCATTGAAAGTTTTTCCGGTAATGCCAGACTTGAATACGTCAGTTATAAGCTGGGCGAGCCAGCATTTAATGTTAAAGAGTGTAAACTTCGCGGCCTGACCTATTCTGCTCCGCTTCGTGTGAAAATTCGGTTGGTTGTTCTTGATAAAGATGCTACTGGTGAGCCAAAACCAATTAAAGACATTCGTGAACAAGACGTGTTCATGGGAGAGATTCCCTTAATGACGGATGTCGGCACTTTTGTTGTGAATGGTACCGAGCGTGTTGTTGTTTCACAGCTTCACCGTTCTCCGGGTGTGATTTTCGAACACGATCGAGGAAAAACCCATTCTTCTGGTAAGTTGCTGTACTCAGCTCGAATTATTCCTTACCGTGGTTCATGGCTTGATTTTGAATTTGATCCAAAAGATTGCGTTTTCGTCCGAATTGATAGACGACGAAAATTGCCTGTCACTATTTTATTGCGTGCGCTGGGTTATGAAACAGAAGACATTCTTGCCCAGTTCTTTGAAAGAACTACTTGCCAATTAAGAAATGGCGAATTCCATATCAATTTAATTCCGGCCAGATTGCGTGGCGAAATTGCGTCATTTGATATTGTCTCTCCCGAAACCGGTGAACTCATTGTTGAACAGGGTCGCCGCATCACTGCTCGCCATATCAAAATGATGGAAAAGAGCAATATGCAAGATTTAGTCGTTCCAACTGATTATTTGATTGGTAAGGTACTGGCTAAAAATATCATCAACACGGAGACCGGTGAAGTTTTAGCTCAAGCTAATGACGAAGTTAGCGCTGAACTGTTGGACCAACTGCCTGAAAATGGCATTCTCAGTTTTGACATGATCTACACCAATGATTTAGATCATGGTTCCTATATCTCTGACACTTTAAGAATTGATCCAACCGCCAGCCAATTGGAAGCTTTGGTCGAAATCTATCGTATGATGCGACCAGGTGAACCACCAACCAAGGAAGCAGCAGAGGCCTTATTTAAAAATTTATTTTTTGCTGAGGATCGATACGACCTGTCTGCCGTTGGACGCATGAAATTTAACCGTCGTGTCGGAAGAAAAGAAGACACAGGTCCTGGAACTCTGACCAAAGAAGACATTTTAGCTGTTATAAAAACGCTGATTGATATCCGCAACGGTATTGGTATGGTTGACGACATCGATCACCTGGGTAACCGCCGTGTAAGAAGCGTAGGTGAAATGGCTGAAAACCAATTCCGCGTGGGTTTAGTCCGTGTGGAAAGAGCGGTCAAAGAACGCTTAAGTCTTGTTGAATCTGAAAATCTTATGCCACAAGATTTAATTAATGCAAAACCCGTTTCAGCGGCAATCAAAGAGTTCTTTGGTTCAAGTCAGCTTTCCCAATTTATGGATCAGGTTAATCCACTATCTGGAGTAACCCATAAACGCCGTGTATCAGCTCTTGGTCCAGGCGGATTAACGCGTGAACGTGCTGGATTTGAAGTTCGTGACGTTCATACCACTCACTATGGTCGTGTTTGTCCAATTGAAACACCCGAAGGTCCAAACATTGGCTTGATCAATTCACTCTCTGTTTACGCAAGGACTAATGAGTATGGTTTTATTGAAACCCCTTGCCGTAAAGTCATTGATGGTCGGGTAACGGATGACATTGAATACTTGTCAGCCATTGAAGAAGTTGATCAATACATTGCTCAATCCAATGTACCTGTTGATAAAATGGGCAACATTCTGGCAGATTTAGTACCCTGCCGTCATCAAAATGAGTTTTCACTGACCACGCCTGATAAAATCAACTATATGGATGTTTCTCCTAAACAGATCGTGTCAGTTGCGGCTTCATTAATCCCCTTCCTGGAACATGATGACGCGAACCGCGCCTTGATGGGTTCAAACATGCAGCGCCAAGCTGTGCCAACCCTTCGCTCAGAAAAGCCTTTGGTAGGTACAGGGATGGAGCGAACTGTTGCTTCAGACTCTGGAGTTTCTGTAGTGGCCAGACGAGGTGGAATCATTGATTTGGTTGATGCTTCACGGATCGTTGTTCGCGTGAATGATGATGAAACCACTGCTGGTGAGGCAGGCGTTGATATTTACAACTTAACTAAATATTTTCGCTCAAACCAGGACACTTGCATTAACCAACGGCCAATTGTTAAAACCGGTGATCGAATTCAACGCGGTGATATTTTGGCCGATGGTCCCTGCACAGATATGGGTGAGCTTGCTCTCGGCCAAAATTTGCTGGTGGCATTCATGCCCTGGAACGGCTATAACTTCGAGGACTCTATTCTGATTTCTGAACGAATCGTTCAAGAGGACAGATTCACAACCATTCATATTGAAGAGCTCACTTGTATAGCCCGAGACACCAAGCTGGGAACTGAAGAAATTACTGCGGACATTCCTAATGTGGGTGAATCCGCCCTGGCGAATTTGGATGAGTCTGGAGTGGTGTACATTGGTGCTGAGGTAAGCGCTGGAGATATTTTAGTCGGTAAGGTTACTCCTAAAGGAGAAACGCAACTTACTCCAGAAGAAAAATTACTCCGAGCCATCTTCGGTGAAAAAGCTTCTGATGTGAAGGACTCATCACTTCGTGTTCCCTCAGGCATGAATGGGACTGTGATTGATGTTCAAATTTTCACTCGTGATGGTCTTGAGAAGGATGAGCGTGCCAAGAGCATTGAAGAAGAGCATTTGGCTCGAGTTCGTAAAGACTTAATTGACGAGCGTCGAATCCGTGAAGAAGATATTTTCCATCGTGTTAGCAATTTATTGCTGGACAAAACCGTGACTGGTGGACCAGGTGGCATTAAACCCGGTGCAAAAATCACTTCGGATTATCTCAATACAATTGATCGTACTAAGTGGTTTGATATCCGCGTCGATGATGATGCTATTAGCCAGCAATTGGAACAGCTTTCCAAGCAAATGGATCTGCTCGGCAAAGAAATGGAAAAACGATTTAACGACAGCCGTAAAAAGATTGTCCAAGGCGATGATCTGGCTCCCGGCGTGTTGAAAATTGTTAAAGTGTATCTCGCTGTCAAGAGACGTATCCAGCCAGGAGATAAAATGGCAGGACGTCACGGTAACAAAGGGGTTATTTCCATTGTTGTTCCTGTTGAAGATATGCCTTATATGGAAGACGGTACTGCAGTAGATATCGTTCTCAACCCGCTGGGTGTGCCTTCACGTATGAATATTGGACAGGTATTAGAGACTCATCTGGGCTTGGCCGCAAAAGGACTTGGACAAAGAATCGCTGATATGATTGAAAATCAACGCTCAATTGCCGAAATGCGAGCCTATCTTGATAAGATTTACAATCATGATGAGCAAAAGCGAATTCATCTCGAAGCCTTATCTGACGATGAAATTAAAGTTCTGGCTGATAACTTAAAAGATGGCGTGCCAATGGCCACACCAGTCTTCGACGGTGCCAACGAACAAGAAATTAAAGCCATGCTGGAATTGGCTGGATTGCGACCAGATGGTAAAACAATTCTCTTTGATGGCAGGACAGGTAAGCCATTTGATAATCCTGTGACTGTCGGCTATATGTATATGCTTAAGCTCAATCATTTAGTAGATGATAAGATGCATGCTCGTTCAACGGGTTCTTACAGCCTGGTAACCCAACAACCTCTAGGCGGTAAGGCACAGTTCGGTGGACAGCGATTCGGGGAGATGGAAGTTTGGGCCCTGGAAGCTTATGGTGCTGCTTATACATTACAAGAGATGTTAACAGTTAAATCAGATGATGTCGGGGGACGCACAAAAATCTATAAAAATATAGTTGATGGCGACCATCGTATGGATCCTGGTATGCCTGAATCTTTCAATGTGTTATTGAAGGAAATTAGGGCTTTGGGCATCGATATTGAACTCGAACATGACTAA
- the rplL gene encoding 50S ribosomal protein L7/L12 — MAVSKNEILETISNMTVMEVVELIEAMEEKFNVSAAAAAVAVAAPAAAGAAAAEEKTEFNVVMSSFGSNKVGVIKAIREITGLGLKEAKDLVEGAPSTVKEGVSKDEAAEIKKKLEEAGATVEVK; from the coding sequence ATGGCCGTATCAAAAAACGAGATTCTTGAAACAATCTCTAACATGACTGTAATGGAAGTCGTCGAACTTATCGAAGCGATGGAAGAAAAATTCAACGTTTCTGCTGCTGCTGCTGCAGTTGCAGTTGCTGCTCCAGCCGCTGCAGGTGCTGCTGCCGCTGAAGAAAAAACTGAATTCAACGTTGTAATGAGCAGCTTTGGTTCAAACAAAGTTGGCGTCATCAAAGCAATTCGTGAAATCACTGGACTTGGTCTAAAAGAAGCGAAAGACTTAGTTGAAGGCGCTCCTTCAACAGTTAAAGAAGGCGTTTCAAAAGACGAAGCAGCAGAAATCAAGAAGAAGCTTGAAGAAGCTGGCGCGACTGTCGAAGTTAAGTAA
- the secE gene encoding preprotein translocase subunit SecE, protein MKLKEIALWFGILLITILAFFGTYYFDFSAPIKAIIWISWFILAAVLGFFTSKGKEVFAFAKSAKIELQKVVWPSRQETVQTTSIVMAMVAITGFVLWGIDSAMMWVIAKLTHLG, encoded by the coding sequence ATGAAATTAAAAGAAATTGCATTGTGGTTTGGCATTTTGCTAATCACAATTTTGGCATTTTTTGGGACTTACTATTTTGATTTCTCAGCACCGATAAAAGCTATTATCTGGATTTCTTGGTTTATCTTGGCAGCTGTATTAGGATTTTTTACATCCAAAGGTAAAGAGGTCTTTGCATTTGCAAAAAGTGCTAAAATAGAATTGCAAAAAGTTGTCTGGCCTTCAAGGCAAGAAACTGTTCAGACCACGTCAATTGTTATGGCTATGGTTGCCATAACTGGTTTTGTTCTTTGGGGAATAGACTCCGCAATGATGTGGGTAATCGCTAAATTAACACATTTGGGTTGA
- the tuf gene encoding elongation factor Tu, producing MAKEKFERKKPHVNVGTIGHVDHGKTTLTAAITTIMAKKFGGTAKAYDQIDAAPEERERGITISTAHVEYESANRHYAHVDCPGHADYVKNMITGAAQMDGAILVVSAADGPMPQTREHILLSRQVGVPYIVVFMNKADMVDDPELLELVEMEVRDLLSSYEFPGDDIPIVVGSALKALEGDTSEIGVPAIEKLVETMDSYIPEPVRNIDKPFLLPIEDVFSISGRGTVVTGRVESGIVKVGEEVEIVGIRDTQKTTCTGVEMFRKLLDEGRAGDNVGVLLRGTKRDEVERGQVLAKPGTIKPHTKFEAEVYVLSKDEGGRHTPFFNGYRPQFYFRTTDVTGSCELPSGVEMVMPGDNVQMTVSLHSPIAMDEGLRFAIREGGRTVGAGVVAKIIE from the coding sequence ATGGCGAAGGAAAAATTTGAGCGTAAGAAGCCACACGTAAACGTGGGAACGATTGGTCACGTAGACCATGGTAAGACCACGCTGACAGCGGCTATTACAACGATTATGGCAAAGAAGTTTGGCGGAACAGCAAAAGCATACGATCAAATTGATGCTGCACCGGAAGAGCGTGAGCGCGGGATTACGATATCGACAGCGCACGTTGAGTACGAATCAGCCAATCGTCACTACGCTCATGTGGATTGCCCAGGCCACGCGGACTATGTAAAGAACATGATTACAGGTGCTGCGCAGATGGATGGAGCAATATTGGTGGTATCAGCAGCAGATGGCCCCATGCCACAGACGAGAGAACACATTCTTTTGTCACGCCAGGTAGGTGTACCTTACATTGTTGTATTCATGAACAAAGCGGACATGGTAGATGATCCGGAGTTGTTGGAATTGGTAGAGATGGAAGTTCGGGATTTGCTGAGCAGCTATGAATTTCCTGGTGATGATATTCCAATTGTTGTTGGTTCTGCGTTGAAGGCATTGGAAGGAGATACGAGTGAGATTGGTGTTCCGGCTATTGAGAAGCTGGTTGAGACCATGGACTCATACATTCCTGAGCCAGTAAGAAACATTGACAAGCCATTTTTATTGCCAATTGAAGACGTATTTTCGATTTCAGGACGTGGAACGGTAGTAACAGGACGGGTTGAGAGCGGAATCGTCAAAGTTGGTGAGGAAGTTGAGATTGTAGGGATACGAGATACACAAAAGACAACTTGCACAGGCGTCGAGATGTTTAGAAAACTTCTGGACGAAGGTCGAGCTGGAGACAACGTAGGTGTTTTATTACGTGGAACGAAGCGTGATGAAGTGGAGCGTGGTCAAGTATTGGCAAAACCAGGTACAATTAAGCCGCACACGAAATTTGAGGCTGAAGTATACGTATTGTCAAAAGATGAAGGTGGTCGACATACACCATTTTTCAATGGTTACCGTCCCCAATTTTATTTCAGAACGACTGACGTGACCGGGTCATGCGAATTGCCAAGTGGAGTAGAGATGGTAATGCCAGGAGACAACGTCCAAATGACTGTCAGCTTGCATTCACCCATTGCTATGGACGAAGGTTTACGTTTCGCGATTCGTGAAGGTGGCCGCACAGTTGGTGCCGGTGTAGTCGCAAAAATCATTGAGTAA